CGGGCTTTAGGCGGCGGCCGTCAGACGAGCGAGCGGCCCTGTGAGCCGTCCACGGCGATGCAGGCGCCGGTGATCAGGCTGGCGCGCTCGGAGGCCAGGAACGTCACGACGTCCGCAACTTCGTCGGCTCGCCCGAACCGTCCCAGGGGCAGGTTCGCGTCGACGAACTTCCGCATCCCCTCCGGGTCCGATTTCACGCGCTTGTCCCAACTGCCGCCGGGGAACTGGATGGAGCCCGGCGCGACGCAGTTCACGCGGATGCTGTCCTTGGCGAGTTCCAACGCCATGATGCCCGCGGCCGAGATCAGCGCCGTCTTCGTCGTGTTGTAGATCGACAGCCCCGGGCCGC
Above is a window of Candidatus Palauibacter polyketidifaciens DNA encoding:
- a CDS encoding SDR family oxidoreductase — protein: GPGLSIYNTTKTALISAAGIMALELAKDSIRVNCVAPGSIQFPGGSWDKRVKSDPEGMRKFVDANLPLGRFGRADEVADVVTFLASERASLITGACIAVDGSQGRSLV